A single region of the Streptomyces vilmorinianum genome encodes:
- a CDS encoding SIMPL domain-containing protein: MPDPHPTPQSPQVTVRGEARLEKDPEIARIGIEVTARGTDKTAVLADLTRRNTEALTLIKTYGEAVEKLETGAFSITPEASRRGRGEHVRSYRGWVHLTAELSDFTALGELTTRLADLEWTRVDGPWWELRPDSPAHAEARRRAVQDAVRRAGEYAAALGTSLAALLELSDTGLVPPPAPMGGMRMAFAAESVDTTPPLELEPQRQTVTAEVMARFTMAPPTL; encoded by the coding sequence ATGCCCGACCCCCACCCCACCCCACAATCCCCACAGGTCACCGTCCGCGGCGAAGCACGCCTGGAGAAGGACCCCGAGATCGCCCGCATCGGCATCGAAGTCACCGCACGCGGCACCGACAAGACCGCCGTCCTCGCCGACCTCACCCGCCGCAACACCGAGGCCCTGACACTGATCAAGACCTACGGCGAAGCGGTCGAAAAACTCGAGACCGGCGCCTTCAGCATCACCCCCGAAGCCTCCCGACGCGGCCGCGGCGAACACGTACGCAGCTACCGCGGCTGGGTCCACCTCACCGCCGAACTGAGCGACTTCACCGCACTCGGCGAACTGACCACCCGCCTCGCCGACCTGGAATGGACCCGCGTCGACGGACCCTGGTGGGAACTGCGCCCCGACTCCCCGGCCCACGCCGAAGCCCGCCGACGCGCCGTCCAGGACGCCGTCCGCCGGGCCGGAGAGTACGCCGCCGCCCTCGGAACTTCCCTCGCCGCCCTCCTCGAACTCTCCGACACCGGCCTCGTCCCCCCACCCGCACCGATGGGCGGCATGCGCATGGCCTTCGCCGCAGAATCCGTCGACACCACCCCACCCCTCGAACTCGAACCCCAACGCCAGACCGTCACCGCCGAGGTCATGGCCCGCTTCACCATGGCCCCACCCACACTGTGA
- the pyk gene encoding pyruvate kinase gives MRRAKIVCTLGPATDTYDQIKALVEAGMDVARLNLSHGTYAEHEERYQHVRKASDETGRSIGILADLQGPKIRLGRFLEGPVLLERGDDFTITVEPTEGDRHICGTTYDGLATDVTTGERILVDDGRVTLEVTAVDGPRVHTRVIEGGLISDHKGLNLPGVAVSVPALSDKDIDDLRWALRTGADVIALSFVRTGRDIEDVHRIMDEEGRRLPVIAKIEKPQAVDNIDDIVAAFDGIMVARGDLGVEMPLEQVPIVQKRAIKLAKRNAKPVIVATQMLDSMIDNSRPTRAEASDVANAVIDGTDAVMLSGETSVGKYPIETVRTMGRIVEAAEEDVLAKGLPPLTERNKPRTQGGAVARAAAEIGDFLDATFLVAFTQSGDTVKRLSRYRSPIPLLAFTPDPATRSQLNLTWGVETFLGPHVDSTDAMVAQVDEELLRIGRCRKGDTVIITAGSPPGVPGSTNLVHVHHIGDTVTD, from the coding sequence ATGCGCCGAGCAAAAATCGTCTGCACCCTAGGCCCCGCCACCGACACATACGACCAGATCAAGGCACTGGTCGAAGCCGGAATGGACGTCGCCCGACTCAACCTCAGCCACGGCACCTACGCCGAACACGAGGAGCGCTACCAGCACGTCCGCAAAGCCTCCGACGAAACCGGCCGCAGCATCGGCATCCTCGCCGACCTTCAAGGCCCGAAGATCCGCCTCGGCCGCTTCCTCGAAGGCCCCGTACTCCTTGAACGCGGCGACGACTTCACCATCACCGTCGAACCCACCGAAGGCGACCGCCACATCTGCGGCACCACCTACGACGGACTCGCCACCGACGTCACCACCGGCGAACGCATCCTCGTCGACGACGGCCGCGTCACCCTCGAAGTCACCGCCGTCGACGGCCCCCGCGTCCACACCCGCGTCATCGAAGGCGGCCTCATCTCCGACCACAAAGGCCTCAACCTCCCCGGAGTCGCCGTCTCCGTCCCCGCCCTCTCCGACAAGGACATCGACGACCTCCGCTGGGCCCTGCGCACCGGAGCCGACGTCATCGCCCTCTCCTTCGTCCGCACCGGACGCGACATCGAAGACGTCCACCGCATCATGGACGAAGAAGGCCGCCGCCTCCCCGTCATCGCCAAGATCGAAAAACCCCAGGCCGTCGACAACATCGACGACATCGTCGCCGCCTTCGACGGCATCATGGTCGCCCGCGGCGACCTCGGCGTCGAAATGCCCCTCGAACAGGTCCCGATCGTCCAGAAGCGAGCCATCAAACTCGCCAAGCGCAACGCCAAGCCGGTCATCGTCGCCACCCAGATGCTCGACTCGATGATCGACAACTCCCGCCCCACCCGCGCCGAAGCCTCCGACGTCGCCAACGCCGTCATCGACGGCACCGACGCCGTCATGCTCTCCGGCGAAACCAGCGTCGGCAAATACCCCATCGAAACCGTCCGCACCATGGGCCGCATCGTCGAAGCCGCCGAAGAGGACGTCCTCGCCAAGGGCCTCCCCCCACTCACCGAACGCAACAAGCCCCGCACCCAAGGCGGCGCCGTCGCCCGCGCCGCCGCGGAAATCGGCGACTTCCTCGACGCCACGTTCCTCGTCGCCTTCACCCAGTCCGGCGACACGGTCAAACGCCTCTCCCGCTACCGCTCACCCATCCCGCTGCTGGCCTTCACCCCGGACCCGGCCACCCGCTCCCAGCTCAACCTCACCTGGGGCGTCGAGACCTTCCTCGGCCCGCACGTCGACTCCACCGACGCGATGGTCGCCCAGGTCGACGAGGAGCTCCTCCGGATCGGCCGCTGCCGAAAGGGCGACACGGTCATCATCACGGCCGGCTCCCCACCGGGCGTCCCCGGCTCCACGAACCTCGTCCACGTCCACCACATCGGCGACACGGTGACGGACTGA
- a CDS encoding peptidase inhibitor family I36 protein, producing the protein MAATMTTALALVSGGALVNAAPAAAATACPSGKLCLYNGANFTYLNWTSTSTKACLSVEGYHIGSYVNKLPVTAVVWKWQRGTTVVGDPSFLILGTIRSGGSSSDTLGRWNNATFVCTGGEKPWERY; encoded by the coding sequence ATGGCCGCAACGATGACCACCGCGCTCGCCCTGGTTTCGGGCGGAGCCCTCGTCAATGCGGCTCCGGCGGCCGCGGCAACCGCATGCCCCAGCGGGAAGCTCTGCCTCTACAACGGCGCCAACTTCACCTACCTGAACTGGACGTCCACCAGCACGAAGGCATGCCTCTCCGTCGAGGGCTACCACATCGGCTCGTACGTCAACAAGCTGCCCGTGACCGCCGTCGTCTGGAAGTGGCAGCGCGGTACGACCGTAGTCGGTGACCCGTCCTTCCTCATCCTCGGCACGATACGCTCCGGCGGCTCCAGCAGCGACACCCTGGGCAGGTGGAACAACGCGACCTTCGTGTGCACCGGCGGCGAGAAGCCGTGGGAACGCTACTGA
- a CDS encoding peptidase inhibitor — translation MRFRRTVSAFLATGAVVLGSVAAAPQASAAEPCGAGKLCLYRSTLYRTMMFETGRTARCFRLADYHLGPGLYSIWSYDNNLPVKVDYWKATETTAYLVGTTSPGGSSSNTSQALDEANLMCTGGAGPYWPPVLEEV, via the coding sequence ATGCGTTTTCGTAGGACCGTCTCGGCTTTCCTTGCCACGGGCGCCGTGGTGCTCGGTTCCGTGGCCGCCGCACCTCAAGCATCGGCCGCCGAGCCGTGCGGCGCCGGAAAGCTCTGTCTGTACCGAAGCACGCTGTACCGGACCATGATGTTCGAGACGGGTAGGACCGCCCGGTGCTTCAGGCTGGCGGACTACCACCTGGGTCCCGGCCTGTACAGCATCTGGTCCTACGACAACAACCTGCCGGTGAAGGTGGACTACTGGAAGGCGACGGAGACGACCGCGTACCTGGTCGGTACCACCAGCCCCGGAGGCTCCAGCAGCAACACCTCGCAGGCCCTGGACGAGGCGAACCTGATGTGCACGGGCGGCGCCGGACCGTACTGGCCGCCGGTGCTCGAAGAGGTCTGA